A single region of the Streptomyces virginiae genome encodes:
- a CDS encoding SCO5918 family protein: MRCVIARFPFDLTKRGVLESMKGIKPEQVVGESVIIGRRTYPVKQVGQVITRQDRRDFSAGEVLRAMTQLGFTCRSLPRAAVPTRVLSPLQQASTMLGIPVTV, from the coding sequence ATGCGCTGCGTCATCGCCCGTTTCCCGTTCGACCTGACCAAGAGGGGTGTCCTGGAGTCGATGAAGGGCATCAAGCCCGAGCAGGTCGTCGGCGAGTCCGTGATCATCGGGCGCCGTACCTACCCCGTCAAGCAGGTCGGTCAGGTCATCACGCGCCAGGACCGCCGCGACTTCAGCGCCGGTGAAGTCCTCCGGGCCATGACCCAGCTCGGGTTCACCTGCCGCAGCCTTCCCCGGGCCGCCGTGCCCACGCGCGTCCTCAGCCCGCTCCAGCAGGCTTCCACGATGCTCGGCATCCCGGTGACCGTCTGA
- a CDS encoding phosphoribosyltransferase, producing the protein MSDVRENLTYDGFGRAVRELAQTIADDGYEPDIILSIARGGVFVAGGLAYALDCKNIHLVNVEFYTGVGTTLEMPVMLAPVPEAIDFTDKKVLIADDVADTGKTLKLVHDFCLGHVAEVRSAVIYEKSHSLVKCEYVWKKTDEWINFPWSVEPPVVKREGQVLDA; encoded by the coding sequence ATGAGCGACGTACGCGAGAACCTGACCTACGACGGCTTCGGGCGTGCCGTCCGCGAGCTGGCGCAGACGATCGCCGACGACGGCTACGAGCCCGACATCATCCTGAGCATCGCCCGCGGCGGGGTGTTCGTCGCCGGCGGCCTGGCGTACGCGCTCGACTGCAAGAACATCCACCTGGTGAACGTGGAGTTCTACACCGGCGTCGGGACCACGCTGGAGATGCCGGTCATGCTGGCACCTGTGCCCGAGGCGATCGACTTCACCGACAAGAAGGTCCTCATCGCCGATGACGTGGCCGACACCGGCAAGACGCTGAAGCTCGTCCACGACTTCTGCCTGGGTCACGTCGCCGAGGTGCGCTCCGCCGTCATCTACGAGAAGTCCCACTCCCTCGTGAAGTGCGAGTACGTGTGGAAGAAGACCGACGAGTGGATCAACTTCCCGTGGTCGGTCGAGCCGCCCGTCGTCAAGCGTGAGGGCCAGGTCCTCGACGCCTGA
- a CDS encoding cold-shock protein — protein sequence MASGTVKWFNAAKGFGFIEQDGGGDDVFAHFSNIAAQGFRELLEGQKVTFDIAQGQKGPTAENIVPA from the coding sequence ATGGCATCTGGCACCGTGAAGTGGTTCAACGCGGCTAAGGGTTTCGGCTTCATCGAGCAGGACGGTGGCGGCGACGACGTCTTCGCCCACTTCTCGAACATCGCCGCCCAGGGCTTCCGCGAGCTGCTGGAAGGCCAGAAGGTCACCTTCGACATCGCGCAGGGCCAGAAGGGCCCGACGGCCGAGAACATCGTTCCCGCCTGA
- a CDS encoding YIP1 family protein has translation MAGFRIGRGRDNNRSPQQPPQQQQSYGQQQPPPYGRPPYPPVGGPPPQQQWPQPGPGGHGEPEYFDPYGQQQPHAQQPPHGHGGHGGGGGYNDNPGHTQVFAVGEDPYGQGATYQAGAASAAPSGPRLPWKELLRGIVTRPGQTFLQMRDYAVWGPALIVTFLYGLLAVFGLDDAREDVIKATVPKAIPIVLSAGVAFVICGLILGAVTHTLARQLGGDGSWQPTVGLSMLVMSITDAPRLLFAVFLGGDNMVVQVLGWATWVAAGALFTSLVSKSHDLPWPKALGASAIQLVALLSIIKLGTI, from the coding sequence GTGGCTGGATTCAGGATCGGACGCGGCAGGGACAACAACCGCTCTCCGCAACAACCCCCGCAGCAGCAGCAGTCGTACGGTCAGCAGCAACCGCCGCCGTACGGCCGCCCGCCCTACCCTCCCGTCGGCGGCCCGCCACCGCAGCAGCAGTGGCCGCAGCCGGGCCCGGGAGGTCACGGCGAGCCGGAGTACTTCGACCCGTACGGGCAGCAGCAGCCGCACGCGCAGCAGCCCCCGCACGGCCACGGAGGCCACGGGGGTGGCGGAGGCTACAACGACAACCCGGGGCACACCCAGGTCTTCGCCGTCGGCGAGGACCCGTACGGCCAGGGCGCGACCTACCAGGCGGGTGCGGCCTCGGCGGCGCCGTCCGGACCGCGGCTGCCGTGGAAGGAACTGCTCCGCGGCATCGTGACGCGGCCCGGGCAGACCTTCCTCCAGATGCGCGACTACGCGGTCTGGGGTCCGGCGCTGATCGTGACCTTCCTCTACGGGCTGCTCGCGGTCTTCGGCCTCGACGACGCCCGCGAGGACGTCATCAAGGCGACCGTGCCGAAGGCCATCCCGATCGTCCTGTCCGCCGGTGTGGCCTTCGTCATCTGCGGCCTGATCCTGGGCGCGGTCACGCACACGCTGGCCCGCCAGCTGGGCGGCGACGGCTCGTGGCAGCCGACGGTGGGCCTGTCGATGCTGGTCATGTCCATCACGGACGCGCCGCGCCTGCTGTTCGCCGTGTTCCTCGGCGGCGACAACATGGTCGTCCAGGTGCTCGGCTGGGCCACCTGGGTGGCGGCCGGCGCCCTGTTCACCTCACTGGTGAGCAAGTCGCACGACCTGCCGTGGCCGAAGGCCCTGGGCGCGTCCGCGATCCAGCTGGTCGCCCTGCTGTCGATCATCAAGCTGGGCACGATCTAG
- a CDS encoding DEAD/DEAH box helicase, with protein MNRTRTNDRSSRTRSRTGGPAFGAAAGSERGSRFGSSAPSRSGGPRRSGGYGRRPAAVQGEFAPPKTITPALPAVEAFADLDMPAELLAALGAQGLSVPFPIQGATLPNTLAGRDVLGRGRTGSGKTLAFGLALLARTAGQRAEPRQPLALVLVPTRELAQQVTDALTPYARAVKLRLTTVVGGMSIGKQAGALRGGAEVVVATPGRLKDLIDRGECRLNQVAITVLDEADQMADMGFMPQVTALLDQVRPEGQRMLFSATLDRNVDLLVRRYLTDPVVHSVDPSAGAVTTMEHHVLHVHGADKHRTTTEIAAREGRVMMFLDTKHAVDRLTEDLLNSGVRAAALHGGKSQPQRTRTLTQFKTGHVTVLVATNVAARGIHVDHLDLVVNVDPPTDPKDYLHRGGRTARAGESGSVVTLVTPNQRRDMTRLMQAAGITPQTTQVRSGEEALTRITGAQAPSGIPVVITAPVVERAKRSAASRGRRRPASTARRVSERQSAFDAAA; from the coding sequence ATGAACCGCACACGTACGAACGACCGTTCCTCTCGCACCCGCAGCCGCACCGGCGGCCCCGCTTTCGGCGCTGCCGCCGGTTCGGAGCGGGGTAGCCGCTTCGGCTCGTCGGCCCCGAGCCGTTCCGGGGGTCCGCGCCGCTCGGGCGGCTACGGCCGCCGACCCGCAGCGGTACAGGGCGAGTTCGCTCCGCCGAAGACCATCACTCCCGCGCTGCCCGCCGTCGAGGCCTTCGCCGACCTCGACATGCCGGCGGAGCTGCTTGCTGCCCTAGGCGCGCAGGGCCTGAGCGTGCCGTTCCCGATCCAGGGAGCCACCCTGCCCAACACCCTCGCAGGCCGCGACGTCCTCGGCCGCGGACGGACCGGCTCCGGTAAGACCCTCGCCTTCGGCCTCGCCCTGCTGGCCCGCACCGCCGGACAGCGCGCTGAGCCGCGCCAGCCGCTGGCCCTGGTCCTCGTCCCCACCCGCGAGCTGGCCCAGCAGGTGACCGACGCCCTCACCCCGTACGCCCGCGCCGTGAAGCTGCGCCTGACCACGGTCGTCGGCGGCATGTCGATCGGCAAGCAGGCCGGAGCGCTGCGCGGAGGCGCGGAGGTCGTCGTGGCCACGCCCGGCCGGTTGAAGGACCTCATCGACCGTGGCGAATGCCGGCTGAACCAGGTCGCGATCACCGTCCTCGACGAGGCCGACCAGATGGCCGACATGGGCTTCATGCCGCAGGTCACCGCCCTCCTCGATCAGGTGCGCCCCGAGGGCCAGCGGATGCTCTTCTCCGCCACCCTCGACCGCAACGTCGACCTGCTGGTCCGGCGCTACCTCACCGACCCCGTCGTGCACTCGGTGGACCCCTCGGCCGGTGCGGTGACGACGATGGAGCACCACGTGTTGCACGTCCACGGCGCCGACAAGCACCGGACGACTACGGAGATCGCGGCGCGCGAGGGCCGGGTGATGATGTTCCTGGACACCAAGCACGCCGTGGACCGGCTGACCGAGGACCTACTGAACAGCGGTGTCCGGGCCGCCGCGCTGCACGGCGGGAAGTCGCAGCCCCAGCGCACCCGCACCCTGACCCAGTTCAAGACCGGGCACGTGACCGTGCTGGTCGCGACGAACGTGGCGGCGCGCGGCATCCACGTCGACCACCTCGACCTCGTCGTGAACGTCGACCCGCCCACCGACCCCAAGGACTACCTCCACCGGGGCGGCCGCACCGCGCGCGCCGGCGAGTCCGGCAGCGTCGTCACCCTCGTCACCCCCAACCAGCGCCGCGACATGACCCGCCTCATGCAGGCCGCCGGCATCACCCCGCAGACCACCCAGGTCCGCTCCGGCGAAGAGGCACTGACCCGGATCACCGGCGCCCAAGCCCCCTCCGGCATCCCCGTCGTCATCACCGCACCCGTCGTCGAACGCGCCAAGCGCAGCGCGGCCTCCCGTGGCAGGCGTCGGCCCGCTTCGACGGCCCGGCGCGTGAGCGAGCGGCAGTCCGCCTTCGATGCGGCGGCCTGA
- a CDS encoding PP2C family protein-serine/threonine phosphatase, translating to MDLAGVLAAAESASPVESLDVVARMLRDRLNAAAVSFLIVDFTGSSVVRLGAADSVESDEPPERVALPGTLYADALRTQRPALQREGNSRVRVVAPVTNRGDAIGLLELFLPDHPDDFAMRQIGATAHALAYIVIANRSFTDVYQWGRRTRPLNLAAEIQHRLLPTSLACEAAQFTVAGALEPATHVGGDTFDYVVDRDTMQLSVTDAMGHDVEAALLATLAVGALRRARRAGAELEVQALEANRAVIDHGRRGFVTGQLLRISLLDGTTQFVNAGHPWPLRLRRERVEQMVPEVDLPFGIQPRTDYRVQRLDLQPGDRLVMLTDGMLERRAVEVDLPSLVVRTGDLHPREASRALVAEILRAHGGRLQDDATVMCLDWHGTHQVTRSADAGADLAEASAPE from the coding sequence GTGGACCTTGCGGGCGTGCTCGCGGCAGCGGAATCCGCCTCCCCTGTGGAGTCACTGGACGTCGTCGCACGGATGCTCAGGGACCGCCTGAACGCTGCTGCGGTCTCGTTCCTGATCGTCGACTTCACCGGGTCGTCAGTGGTGCGGCTCGGGGCAGCCGACAGCGTCGAGTCCGACGAGCCCCCTGAGCGCGTCGCTCTGCCCGGCACCCTCTACGCGGACGCGTTGCGCACACAGCGGCCGGCCCTCCAGCGAGAGGGCAACAGTCGGGTCAGGGTCGTGGCGCCCGTCACCAACCGCGGCGACGCCATCGGCCTGCTCGAACTCTTCCTGCCGGATCACCCCGACGACTTCGCGATGAGGCAGATCGGCGCGACCGCTCACGCCCTGGCCTACATCGTGATCGCCAATCGGTCCTTCACCGACGTCTACCAATGGGGTCGCCGTACACGGCCCCTGAACCTGGCCGCCGAGATCCAGCACCGACTCCTGCCCACCTCACTGGCGTGTGAGGCAGCCCAGTTCACGGTCGCCGGAGCGCTGGAGCCAGCCACGCACGTCGGCGGTGACACCTTCGACTACGTCGTCGACCGCGACACCATGCAACTCTCCGTCACCGATGCCATGGGCCACGACGTGGAAGCCGCGCTACTCGCCACCCTCGCAGTGGGCGCCCTTCGCAGGGCCAGGCGTGCCGGCGCCGAGCTCGAAGTACAGGCCTTGGAGGCCAACCGGGCCGTCATCGACCACGGCAGGCGAGGCTTCGTCACTGGGCAGCTGCTGCGCATCAGCCTGCTCGACGGGACCACTCAGTTCGTGAACGCCGGGCATCCCTGGCCGCTCCGCCTCAGGCGGGAAAGGGTCGAGCAGATGGTTCCCGAGGTCGATCTCCCCTTCGGTATCCAGCCGCGTACCGACTATCGGGTGCAGCGGCTGGACCTGCAGCCGGGTGACCGCCTCGTGATGCTCACCGATGGCATGCTCGAGCGCCGCGCTGTGGAGGTCGATCTGCCCTCTCTGGTTGTGCGCACGGGCGATCTCCACCCCCGCGAGGCCTCCCGCGCTCTGGTCGCCGAGATTCTGCGCGCGCATGGTGGCCGTCTCCAGGACGACGCGACGGTCATGTGCCTGGACTGGCACGGTACCCACCAGGTCACACGCAGCGCTGACGCCGGGGCGGACCTGGCGGAGGCGTCCGCACCCGAGTAG
- a CDS encoding PRC-barrel domain containing protein: protein MSGVWMYAQDSGYTSRQSLVGFTVEAADGTIGHVDRQQDQPGMQHLVVDTGVWVFGKSILIPAGAVAGIDTETRTVKVSGTREEIKAAPQFTTDSETADHRYLSAVGNYYLSLRRPLAP, encoded by the coding sequence GTGAGCGGTGTGTGGATGTACGCACAGGACAGCGGCTACACGTCCCGGCAGTCACTGGTGGGGTTCACGGTTGAGGCGGCTGACGGAACCATCGGGCACGTGGACCGCCAGCAGGACCAGCCCGGCATGCAACACCTGGTCGTCGACACCGGCGTGTGGGTGTTCGGCAAGAGCATTTTGATCCCGGCCGGCGCCGTCGCCGGCATCGACACCGAAACACGGACGGTAAAGGTGTCAGGGACCCGGGAAGAGATCAAAGCCGCTCCCCAGTTCACCACCGACAGCGAAACGGCTGACCACCGCTATCTGTCCGCCGTCGGCAACTACTACCTCTCCCTCCGCCGCCCCCTCGCACCCTGA
- a CDS encoding ATP-binding protein — translation MNTMAESVTTVLSTAAVADARDAARAFLDRLCLPAMATEAADTVVLVVSELATNAVRHGGGACTLELTAHAESIEVAVHDSSPHTPRMRTPDLDGGTGGFGWPMVNRLARATAVTRRASGGKTVSALLDR, via the coding sequence ATGAACACAATGGCCGAGAGCGTCACAACCGTGCTTTCCACGGCGGCTGTTGCAGATGCACGCGATGCCGCGCGAGCATTCCTCGACCGTCTTTGTCTGCCGGCGATGGCCACAGAAGCCGCAGACACCGTGGTCTTGGTCGTGTCCGAGCTCGCCACGAACGCCGTGCGCCACGGCGGGGGCGCCTGCACCTTGGAACTGACGGCCCACGCGGAGAGCATCGAGGTGGCCGTTCACGACTCCAGCCCGCACACGCCGCGTATGCGAACCCCTGACCTGGACGGCGGTACCGGTGGGTTCGGCTGGCCCATGGTCAACCGCCTCGCCCGAGCGACCGCTGTCACCCGTCGAGCCTCCGGCGGGAAGACGGTGAGTGCTCTTCTCGACCGGTAG
- a CDS encoding MerR family transcriptional regulator: MTADDSFGRLDDDDYPAYTMGRAAAMLGTTQGFLRAIGEARLITPLRSEGGHRRYSRYQLRIAARARELVDQGTPIEAACRIIILEDQLEEAQRINAEYRRAAESSASPSST; the protein is encoded by the coding sequence ATGACAGCAGACGACTCGTTCGGCCGTCTCGACGATGACGACTACCCCGCCTACACGATGGGCCGGGCCGCCGCCATGCTCGGCACCACCCAGGGCTTCCTCCGCGCCATCGGCGAAGCCCGCCTGATCACCCCGCTCCGCTCCGAGGGCGGCCACCGCCGCTACTCCCGCTACCAGCTGCGCATCGCCGCCCGCGCCCGGGAGCTCGTCGACCAGGGCACCCCCATCGAGGCCGCCTGCCGCATCATCATCCTCGAAGATCAGCTCGAGGAGGCGCAGCGCATCAACGCCGAGTACCGCCGCGCCGCCGAATCTTCCGCGTCGCCGTCCTCAACCTGA
- a CDS encoding CBS domain-containing protein — MTLVQMQPRSANTNPVHRTVEDAMEAAGPQVCDDMTVEVALAVMASARAGHLLVCDEDGLCTGLVTQARLATVRGSAAYTDQVRIRDLLGDRGPVTSPLTTMAEAEHAMRYRRLAALPVVDEQGSALGVLALAR; from the coding sequence TTGACGCTGGTCCAGATGCAGCCCCGCTCGGCGAACACCAACCCTGTGCACCGGACGGTGGAGGACGCGATGGAGGCGGCCGGTCCACAGGTCTGTGACGACATGACAGTCGAGGTGGCCTTGGCCGTCATGGCCAGTGCCCGTGCGGGTCATCTGCTCGTCTGCGACGAGGACGGCTTGTGCACCGGACTGGTCACCCAGGCCAGGCTCGCCACCGTCCGCGGCAGCGCGGCGTACACGGACCAGGTCCGTATCCGCGACCTCCTGGGAGACCGCGGGCCGGTTACCTCGCCCTTGACCACGATGGCCGAAGCCGAGCACGCGATGCGCTACCGCCGGCTCGCTGCCCTGCCGGTCGTCGATGAGCAGGGCAGTGCTCTGGGCGTCCTCGCCCTTGCCCGCTGA
- the dcd gene encoding dCTP deaminase — MLLSDKDIRAEIDSGRVRIDPFEESMVQPSSIDVRLDRFFRVFENHRYAHIDPAIEQPDLTRMVEPEGDEAFILHPGEFVLASTYEVISLPDDIASRLEGKSSLGRLGLVTHSTAGFIDPGFSGHVTLELSNLATLPIKLWPGMKIGQLCMFRLSTPAEFPYGSERYGSRYQGQRGPTASRSFQNFHRTQVRHEA; from the coding sequence GTGCTTCTCTCTGACAAAGACATCCGGGCCGAGATCGACAGCGGACGGGTTCGCATCGACCCGTTCGAGGAATCGATGGTGCAGCCCTCCAGCATCGATGTACGTCTCGACCGGTTTTTCCGGGTGTTCGAGAACCACCGCTACGCCCACATCGATCCGGCGATCGAGCAGCCGGACCTGACCCGCATGGTCGAGCCGGAGGGTGACGAGGCGTTCATCCTCCACCCCGGTGAGTTCGTGCTCGCCTCGACGTACGAGGTCATCTCGCTCCCCGACGACATCGCCTCCAGGCTGGAGGGGAAGTCCAGCCTGGGCCGCCTCGGCCTGGTGACGCACTCGACCGCCGGGTTCATCGACCCCGGGTTCTCGGGGCACGTGACCCTGGAGCTGTCGAACCTCGCCACCCTGCCGATCAAGCTCTGGCCGGGCATGAAGATCGGGCAGCTGTGCATGTTCCGGCTCAGCACGCCCGCCGAGTTCCCGTACGGCAGTGAGCGCTACGGATCCAGGTACCAGGGGCAGCGCGGGCCGACCGCCTCGCGCTCCTTCCAGAACTTCCACCGCACCCAGGTGAGGCACGAGGCATGA